The DNA region CCAAGAAAGACCGCGCCAAGCACCTGGCGGTCAACGATCAATCCATCGAGCAGTCCAAGAAGTGCATCACCTCCAACCGCAAATCGCTGCCGGGCGTGATGACCATCCGCGGTTGCGCCTACGCCGGTTCCAAGGGCGTGGTGTGGGGCCCGATCAAGGACATGATCCACATTTCCCACGGCCCGGTCGGCTGCGGCCAGTATTCCCGCGCCGGTCGCCGTAACTATTACGTCGGTACCACCGGCGTGAACACCTTCGGCACGATGAACTTCACTTCCGATTTCCAGGAGAAGGACATCGTGTTCGGCGGCGACAAGAAGCTCGCCAAACTGATCGGCGAGATCGAACAGCTGTTTCCGCTGAACAAGGGCATCTCGGTGCAATCCGAATGCCCGATCGGCCTGATCGGCGACGACATCGAGGCGGTGTCGAAGAAGGCAGCCAAGGAAATCAACAAGCCGGTCGTACCGGTGCGCTGCGAAGGATTCCGCGGCGTGTCGCAATCGCTGGGCCACCACATCGCCAACGATGCGATCCGCGACTGGGTGCTGGGCAACCGCGACACCAGGGAGTTCGCTTCCACGCCTTATGACGTGACCATCATCGGCGACTACAACATCGGCGGCGATGCCTGGGCTACCCGCACCATCCTGGAAGAGATGGGGTTGCGCGTGATCGCGCAATGGTCCGGCGACGGCACCCTGGCCGAAATGGAGAACACCCCCAAGGCCAAGCTGAACCTGTTGCACTGCTACCGTTCCATGAACTACATCAGCCGTCACATGGAAGAGAAGTACGGCATTCCTTACATGGAATACAACTTCTTCGGCCCGACCAAGATCGAGGAGTCGCTGCGCAACATCGCCAATTTCTTCGACGACACCATCAAGGCCAACACCGAGAAGGTCATCGCCAGGTACAAGCCGATGATGCAGGCCATCATCGACAAGTACAAGCCCCGCCTGCAGGGCAAGCGCGTGATGCTGTATGTCGGCGGCTTGCGTCCGCGGCATGTGATCGGCGCCTACGAGGATCTCGGCATGGAAGTGGTCGGCACCGGTTACGAGTTTGCGCACAACGACGACTACGACCGCACCATCAAGGAGATGGGCAACGCCACCCTGCTGTACGACGACGTCACCGGACTCGAGTTCGAAGAATTCGTGAAAAAGGTCAAGCC from Sideroxyarcus emersonii includes:
- the nifD gene encoding nitrogenase molybdenum-iron protein alpha chain; its protein translation is MTALTREETEALIQEVLEVYPEKAKKDRAKHLAVNDQSIEQSKKCITSNRKSLPGVMTIRGCAYAGSKGVVWGPIKDMIHISHGPVGCGQYSRAGRRNYYVGTTGVNTFGTMNFTSDFQEKDIVFGGDKKLAKLIGEIEQLFPLNKGISVQSECPIGLIGDDIEAVSKKAAKEINKPVVPVRCEGFRGVSQSLGHHIANDAIRDWVLGNRDTREFASTPYDVTIIGDYNIGGDAWATRTILEEMGLRVIAQWSGDGTLAEMENTPKAKLNLLHCYRSMNYISRHMEEKYGIPYMEYNFFGPTKIEESLRNIANFFDDTIKANTEKVIARYKPMMQAIIDKYKPRLQGKRVMLYVGGLRPRHVIGAYEDLGMEVVGTGYEFAHNDDYDRTIKEMGNATLLYDDVTGLEFEEFVKKVKPDLVGSGIKEKFIFQKMGVPFRQMHSWDYSGPYHSYDGFAIFARDMDMTLNNPCWSKLTPPWLKQAEPVEEKKAA